The Malus domestica chromosome 10, GDT2T_hap1 nucleotide sequence aagaaataataaatggcaaaagaatgtatccatagtgttaaaaaaattggtacatttcacatataataaagtggtacattaataaagaagaatgtgtacattataaataaattagggtacaaataaaagattaaaaaattatgagtacaaatgaaaattttaaaaatatgggcgcaaaaagaaattaatacatgggtacaaattaaaactaaaaataaaatacaacaaatttaaaaaaaggttgcaaattaaaagtgggtacaaactaaaaatataaatatatgatacaaagtttagccataaaacataaatataccatatgtattttttctattattgattaattatacaatgtcacgtgacggtaaaGACATGggcacaaatacaaataaaactttaaaaaatatgggcacaaaaagaaattaatatatgggtacaaaactacaaattaaaactgaaaagaaaattggtacaaattaaaaaaggtttgcaaattaaaaatgggtacaaactaaaaataaaaatatatgataaaaaatttagccataaatataaatatactaattgtaacatttttaacactaaatgaatatttttaggtaaaaatattttattattgaaataattaatgatgttattaatacctaaggaccttgatcaaaaattgaaaatgaataaggttttaatcaatggagtagcaaaaggaGGGATGAAAATCTAATTTCTCCAAATAAAAGGAAGCAAACGGTAGGGTTTGatgttgtcttttttttttttggaaaagttTTAATCAGTTGGCCAAAACGTGTGTTTTCGGCCAAGGCTGAAAAAGGGCAAAATTTTCTTTCTTCCACCGCGCGGTACAAGGGATCCCCAGAAAATTCAAGCTACAATTCAAGGATCTTTGAGGGGTCCTAGGACCTTACAGGTCCCTCTGTGGATCTGCCACTAGTGGGTCCcacattttttaatgtaaaatatttaaatgcttttatctttaatttattaatatttttatccaGTTGGAGGAGTGAGCCTCGCCTCAAGCCACATtatcatttaacaaaaaaattgacaaacaaACTGACAGAGGTCTGACATTACaataaatttgtaaaataaggcatgacattgtaatttttaaaacatgaggtatgagattgtggttTGTCCCATAATTGAGGTAATTTTATGTGATTTACCTTAATTCTAAAGTCATGTTTCTTCCATTACAAGACAAAAGTAGTAGTGGGATTAAAATGTAAACAAATTAACAAGGAAAAAGAGGTGCACAAATCTTTCGGAAGTTAGTAAAGTTAGCAAATTAAGGATTTCATGTAACCCTCTCCGTCCATAAATTGATAATTCCATATCATCCATATATACTAATTAAACAATGCACCTACAGAATAATAGAAATTATAGAATAGACATGCATGCATATAGATAGCTATGATGAGcctatattattatttaatatgaAATGAAAGTTGAAACTTAAAGTTCAACGTTCCAAACAGCACCACTTTCTTCTCCGCACAAGTTATGCACGTCTTTCATCCTCTCCGCGGAGTTGCATATTCCACTACACTTCCAATCAAATGATGCCACGCATACATTCCCTGCTTGTGCCCTCCTTTCGCAATctgcacacacacatacatacatacattttACCCACGTTAATTAACACATGCATCACAAGAATTCAATCAGTATCACATTAAAGCGGTAAGTGTAATAATCGCTACCCTATGCAACAGTGTTACTCCGTGATCGGCAGAGTTATACCTGGAGAGGTCCCGCAACACATGGAGCGGTCGTCGATGTGCTCGACTTCAAGCCCAATGAACCACGAACCCAATGATACATCCTCGTTTGCATACCTATGTAATATTGGCCTGCAAAGATCCAATACATATATAGTAATTAGCAGCCCAAGCCCAATCATTTGACCAAAATTAACCACACGTCAGCTTCTAGTACTCACAAATTGTTGGAGATGTAGGTAGCCAGGTCCTTTGAGATGGCATAGATTTGGCCAGTCGCATGTCTGAAGTACTTGTTTCCTTCTTCTCCGAATTTCCAATACTCTGGCTCGTGATATTTCACCCCTCTGCAGCATTCACCCACCCCAAATTTAATATTTATtgtttgaaatgaaaatatatagAGGTTCTCACTCACTTTTGGAAGAGAACTGGGCCTGACTTCATGCAACCAATATAAATTCTGGGTTTGGAGCGGTGCCTTGCAAGTGTGGTCGCTAGCATACCAAGATTGACATGGATATCATCGTCGACCTTGACATAAAACTCAGCATCCCAAATGGAGATGGCGGTGGAGAAATACAGGCGGGTCTTGGTGGAGAGTTCATGGTAGCCCTCCGCATGGTTGAGCCGAAGGAAGTCGTTGTGCTTTGCCTCTTCTGCCTCGATCGCCCTATCAAGCATGCCTCCCGGCATTGCGCTCTGCCCTATCACAAACCTTATTACAATCCCTTTCTCCTTCTCCAACTTCTTTAGCTTCTCTCCTGCCAGATGCAATGCAATATTATTAGTTGCTAATATTTAATTCTACATGCTTTGATGTTCTTGTGAAattattcataatttataaTTAAGAAGAACTTAACCAACGACCTCTAGGCATCCAGGTTTCTCGAACTGTTTTTCGTCGTTTTTGGCTGCTGAAAGCTGTGTTGATTCCAATGAATACGAAAGCTTTTTGTTTAGGATGAGTAGTGGGATTATTATTTGATGCTCCGTCGTCTAACTTGAGTTGTGCCTCTAATCTCTGGCTTGCTCTTGCTGCTGCTATTTCCATTTCCAGCTTTGAAATTGTTTTATCCAACGATCTGTTTAATATTAGGTACTTGCTTTTTAATAAagcttttaacccaaaaaacaaTACACAAGTTAAAGGAGAGCATAGTTGTTGGGTAGAGCTTTACTTACTGGATAGCTTGATGGGTTTTTGTCATCTCCGCCGTAATATCATCCTCGGATTTTCCTTCAACCAATTTCTGATTCAAAAAAGGGGAAAATAAATATGTTACAAATTGGCATGCATCTGTGTGTACTACCTAGTCAGTTCTCAAACAAACAAGGTTATGAAATTGGACTATATATGATGAACTTGGCAACTGACCATATCTATGACTCTTAATTAGGATCGATATTGAAATTGTATGGTTAACACATGAACCGTCTCATCATATACACTTGTGTACTTTATGCATAAATACTAGAGTATTGATGAGGTGTTCATCGATGTTAACTTGACGACTTCATGAATACTACTGGTGAATAAGTTgcttataattaattaataattaattaccCGCTTGTGATCGCAATCTTTATCTTGTGCGACTGATGATGAGGCCTCTAGCTTCTTTATGCGGCTGGAAATGATGGGAAACTGATGATCAGCTTCTTTATTTGGAGAATGCAGTTGAGTCGTCCATGTCATGCGGCTGGTACAAAACAGTGATCCTGCAAGAAAACTTGCAACACATAGCACCAACAGCACTCTTCCTGAAACCTGCTTTCCCCTCATGATCTTCCTCCGTGAGTAATGGCTGTTTCCAAGCTGCCACAGCTTCCCTCCACAGATTTTCACACGTCCCAATCCCGCGACCAGATTCTTCCCTGAGAGCACTAATCTGTTTTTGGTTAGGGCCCTATATATGAAGACCATATTCATAGCTAAGCAAAAGGGAAGAtcatgaagaagaaaaatatgtaTCGATCGATCTGAGAGGATTAATGTTGGTTAATGCTGATCAGTCGTCTAATGGTGTTTATAGTATTCTTGTACAGCACGCAGCAATCCTATTCACATTATGTATCCTAAAGGACTAGCTAGGACTTGGAGCTTGATATATACATACATTGAACTACTTGATTAGATGAAATTGTTAGAGGACAAGAAAACTCATATTTTTGCAATCTTCTTTGActtcttttgatgaatgtaagtgcatatatatattaatttgtgTAAGTTTCAATCCCTCATAGCCATTAATATTATTACCTTGAAAGTTGGCATCAACGAAGTATACATGTCATGTGAGGGAAAATGGGATGTTGACGGAAATTACCCTCCTACCTTTTCTCCTTGTCAACTTTAACAAGTAAACTAATTAAATGACAACTTATTATAATTAAGGTTAAGTATTCT carries:
- the LOC103430797 gene encoding probable beta-1,3-galactosyltransferase 8 isoform X2 is translated as MRGKQVSGRVLLVLCVASFLAGSLFCTSRMTWTTQLHSPNKEADHQFPIISSRIKKLEASSSVAQDKDCDHKRKLVEGKSEDDITAEMTKTHQAIQSLDKTISKLEMEIAAARASQRLEAQLKLDDGASNNNPTTHPKQKAFVFIGINTAFSSQKRRKTVRETWMPRGEKLKKLEKEKGIVIRFVIGQSAMPGGMLDRAIEAEEAKHNDFLRLNHAEGYHELSTKTRLYFSTAISIWDAEFYVKVDDDIHVNLGMLATTLARHRSKPRIYIGCMKSGPVLFQKGVKYHEPEYWKFGEEGNKYFRHATGQIYAISKDLATYISNNLPILHRYANEDVSLGSWFIGLEVEHIDDRSMCCGTSPDCERRAQAGNVCVASFDWKCSGICNSAERMKDVHNLCGEESGAVWNVEL
- the LOC103430797 gene encoding probable beta-1,3-galactosyltransferase 8 isoform X1 is translated as MNMVFIYRALTKNRLVLSGKNLVAGLGRVKICGGKLWQLGNSHYSRRKIMRGKQVSGRVLLVLCVASFLAGSLFCTSRMTWTTQLHSPNKEADHQFPIISSRIKKLEASSSVAQDKDCDHKRKLVEGKSEDDITAEMTKTHQAIQSLDKTISKLEMEIAAARASQRLEAQLKLDDGASNNNPTTHPKQKAFVFIGINTAFSSQKRRKTVRETWMPRGEKLKKLEKEKGIVIRFVIGQSAMPGGMLDRAIEAEEAKHNDFLRLNHAEGYHELSTKTRLYFSTAISIWDAEFYVKVDDDIHVNLGMLATTLARHRSKPRIYIGCMKSGPVLFQKGVKYHEPEYWKFGEEGNKYFRHATGQIYAISKDLATYISNNLPILHRYANEDVSLGSWFIGLEVEHIDDRSMCCGTSPDCERRAQAGNVCVASFDWKCSGICNSAERMKDVHNLCGEESGAVWNVEL